The following proteins come from a genomic window of Paenibacillus spongiae:
- a CDS encoding ATP-binding cassette domain-containing protein codes for MLTAYNLGKKYKQEWALEPLSFRLERGMYGLLGPNGAGKSTLMRLLAGLMAPSTGEATVQGVSVRSGLQARSRIGYVPQTFQMYPQLTARELLRHTARLKSGASRAEQEREVERLLHSVNLEDKADRPARTYSSGMVKRLGIAQALVGSPDVIIVDEPTTGLDPEERIRLRNLLAETALRSVILLSTHILGDVETSCKDVIVLTDGKLRYNGALSGLARHAEGRLWQWEASELEWRAMAQERLLAARRTADGVLCRTLADAPPTPYAQLAEPSMEDGYLALITERQAKLAECAH; via the coding sequence ATGTTAACCGCCTACAATTTAGGAAAAAAATATAAACAAGAATGGGCGCTCGAGCCTCTCTCCTTCCGGTTGGAAAGAGGGATGTACGGCCTGCTTGGGCCCAATGGCGCCGGGAAGTCGACGCTGATGCGCCTGCTGGCCGGACTAATGGCGCCGTCGACGGGAGAAGCCACTGTCCAGGGGGTTTCCGTCCGCAGCGGCTTGCAGGCCCGAAGCCGCATCGGCTATGTGCCGCAGACATTCCAGATGTATCCGCAGCTTACGGCCCGTGAGCTTCTCCGTCATACAGCCCGCTTGAAAAGCGGCGCCTCCCGCGCCGAGCAGGAGCGGGAAGTGGAACGATTGCTTCACTCCGTCAATCTGGAGGACAAGGCCGATCGACCCGCGCGCACGTATTCGAGCGGCATGGTCAAGCGGCTAGGGATCGCCCAAGCGCTGGTCGGCAGTCCGGACGTCATCATCGTGGACGAGCCGACGACCGGTCTCGATCCCGAGGAGCGTATCCGTCTTCGCAACCTGCTCGCCGAGACGGCTTTAAGAAGCGTTATCCTATTGTCGACGCACATCCTGGGCGATGTCGAAACGAGCTGCAAGGACGTCATTGTATTAACGGACGGTAAGCTCCGGTACAACGGTGCGCTCAGCGGGCTCGCCCGGCATGCCGAGGGAAGGCTGTGGCAGTGGGAAGCCTCCGAGCTGGAATGGCGCGCCATGGCTCAAGAGCGGCTGCTTGCCGCGCGGCGTACGGCAGACGGCGTACTGTGCAGGACGCTCGCCGACGCGCCGCCCACGCCTTACGCACAGCTTGCCGAACCGTCGATGGAGGATGGCTATTTGGCGCTCATTACCGAGCGCCAAGCCAAGCTTGCCGAATGCGCACATTAG
- a CDS encoding RNA polymerase sigma factor, with amino-acid sequence MERRKGQVNINMTDEELLQGMAAGDQASFEALVHRYNAPLYGFLQRQLKDPGRAEDFVQETFLRLIRQLKERKPPDNVQAWLYRVALNLCRDYWKSAHNRNVQTSFAEPPEQRDTTPSVVELAERQETRKEVQQSLDSLPDVQKEIITLRFYQDLKLQDIADIVSLPLGSVKTHLYNGLRKLKSRLHPDTIVAADAKGGGRK; translated from the coding sequence ATGGAACGAAGAAAAGGGCAGGTGAACATCAACATGACGGATGAGGAGCTTCTTCAAGGAATGGCCGCCGGCGATCAGGCGAGCTTCGAAGCGCTCGTACACCGGTACAACGCCCCGCTATATGGGTTCCTGCAGAGGCAATTAAAGGATCCCGGGCGAGCCGAGGATTTCGTACAGGAGACGTTCCTTCGGCTGATCCGTCAGCTGAAGGAACGCAAGCCGCCTGACAATGTACAGGCTTGGCTGTACCGAGTCGCGCTTAACCTGTGCAGAGATTACTGGAAGAGCGCGCACAACCGCAATGTTCAGACTTCCTTCGCCGAGCCTCCGGAGCAGCGCGATACGACCCCATCGGTCGTCGAGCTGGCCGAACGGCAGGAAACGCGCAAGGAAGTGCAGCAATCGCTCGATTCGCTGCCGGATGTACAGAAGGAGATCATTACGCTTCGCTTCTATCAGGATCTGAAGCTGCAGGATATTGCGGACATTGTCAGCTTGCCGCTCGGTTCGGTCAAAACCCATTTGTATAACGGATTGCGAAAGTTAAAATCACGGCTACACCCCGACACGATCGTCGCGGCGGATGCCAAAGGAGGCGGACGGAAGTGA
- a CDS encoding ATP-binding cassette domain-containing protein: protein MLELHKVQWRRGGSDFRLSVPRLTLKPGITLLVGRNGAGKSSLLQLLATAQFPLEGEIRYDGLTAERDLPIIRSQIGFVPTGIELYEQMKTVKLLHYLSELKGGATSEELDRLMEDFHLTAYRSSKIKTLPQGVRQRIALAQAWIASPAYIFLDEPLNALDSLERLHFTRFVASHSRGRTIIVSTHELNEWEAWADHVLWFDAGTPQFHGTMEEWIEGLPLSVWEGLIDADMYRELDPARILQIRNESNFFRVRILGSGSPPAPQFVQQPITMEDAYFIRCRSLAQTFAAG from the coding sequence ATGCTGGAGCTTCATAAGGTTCAATGGCGCCGAGGCGGTTCCGATTTCCGGCTCTCCGTACCGCGGCTTACGCTGAAGCCGGGGATTACCCTGCTCGTTGGACGTAATGGGGCAGGGAAATCATCGCTGCTGCAGCTGCTGGCGACGGCCCAGTTCCCCCTTGAGGGGGAAATCCGATACGACGGATTAACTGCGGAACGCGATTTGCCTATCATTCGATCCCAGATCGGCTTTGTGCCGACTGGGATCGAGCTTTACGAGCAGATGAAGACAGTCAAGCTGCTTCATTATTTGTCCGAGCTTAAAGGAGGCGCCACAAGCGAGGAGCTTGACCGGCTCATGGAGGACTTCCACCTGACCGCTTACCGCTCGTCCAAGATCAAGACGCTTCCGCAGGGGGTTCGCCAACGAATCGCCCTTGCGCAAGCATGGATCGCCTCGCCTGCTTACATCTTTTTGGATGAACCGCTTAATGCGCTTGATTCCCTCGAAAGACTTCACTTTACCCGGTTCGTTGCTTCGCATTCGCGGGGACGGACGATCATCGTCTCGACGCATGAGCTGAACGAATGGGAAGCATGGGCGGATCACGTGCTCTGGTTCGATGCCGGTACGCCTCAATTTCACGGCACCATGGAGGAATGGATCGAGGGCTTGCCGCTGTCGGTGTGGGAAGGATTAATCGATGCCGATATGTATCGCGAGCTCGACCCCGCCCGCATTCTCCAAATCCGCAACGAATCCAACTTCTTCCGGGTACGGATATTGGGCAGCGGCTCTCCGCCTGCTCCACAGTTCGTGCAGCAGCCGATCACGATGGAGGATGCATACTTCATCCGCTGCCGTTCACTAGCCCAGACGTTCGCGGCCGGCTGA